One genomic segment of Labrus bergylta chromosome 17, fLabBer1.1, whole genome shotgun sequence includes these proteins:
- the nfkbil1 gene encoding NF-kappa-B inhibitor-like protein 1, with amino-acid sequence MVSHRQKRLWKYVEEGSLLKLKSYLKKHRDLEVNFSHGKRERSPLQLACCLGDDAALRLLLKHGADVLQKDRKGDTALHTAVNRALKDGKTVYDDLVVPLKKSCPQAMNAANNAGVTPEDLLQWMKHTQTAENMNHPSEVDPEKEWVDKLFGECEDEFCETFGVYDADDFLPVDDDDEDFGDWADRIRKEYFDKKHADAQRLAASFSRGKKKKSKPEKEQEQKSNKELLEKLKREHEEYLARAARKEEETRQGKKRRYEEGCAATFSGGSSAGSTKLSYSDIPWPAPRGTVQEMVEVMLHGVDRKDVEVFRKTLRKQQARWHPDKFAQRCEARLEEKDKKKILETVTALSQELNRLAHSLRT; translated from the exons ATGGTGTCTCACAGACAGAAGCGGCTGTGGAAATACGTCGAGGAAGGCAGTTTGTTGAAGCTGAAGTCGTACTTGAAGAAGCACCGGGACCTGGAAGTGAACTTCTCCCacggaaagagggagaggagccCGCTGCAGCTGGCCTGCTGCCTGGGAGACGACGCTGCGCTGCGGCTGCTGCTCAAACACGGAGCCGATGTTCTGCAGAAGGACCGTAAAGGAGACACAGCGTTACACACCGCGGTCAACAGAGCTCTGAAAGACGGCAAGACAG tgtatGATGATCTAGTTGTGCCTCTGAAAAAGAGCTGTCCCCAGGCTATGAATGCTGCAAACAATGCTGGAGTCACACCAGAGGACCTGCTGCAGTggatgaaacacacacag ACTGCAGAAAACATGAACCATCCGTCTGAAGTTGATCCTGAGAAGGAGTGGGTCGACAAGTTGTTTGGTGAATGCGAGGATGAATTCTGTGAAACCTTTGGAGTATATGACG CTGATGACTTTCTACCTGTTGATGATGACGACGAGGACTTTGGTGACTGGGCTGATCGTATCAGAAAAGAGTACTTTGACAAAAAACACGCTGATGCCCAAAGACTGGCTGCCTCGTTTTCTCgagggaaaaagaagaagagtaaaCCCGAGAAGGAGCAGGAACAGAAAAGCAACAAAGAGCTGCTGGAGAAGCTGAAGAGGGAACATGAAGAGTATCTGGCTCGAGCCGCTCGTAAAGAGGAAGAGACCAGGCAGGGTAAGAAGCGCAGGTATGAGGAGGGCTGTGCAGCTACTTTTTCTGGAGGCTCTTCGGCGGGCAGCACAAAGCTGAGCTACAGTGACATCCCCTGGCCGGCTCCTCGAGGCACCGTGCAGGAGATGGTGGAGGTGATGCTGCACGGCGTGGATCGCAAAGACGTGGAGGTGTTTCGCAAAACACTGCGCAAGCAGCAAGCGAGGTGGCATCCTGATAAGTTTGCGCAGCGTTGTGAAGCTCGGTTGGAGGAGaaggacaagaaaaaaatactagAAACAGTTACAGCTCTGTCACAAGAGCTCAACAGACTGGCACATAGCCTGAGGACTTAA
- the aplnrb gene encoding apelin receptor B, whose protein sequence is MEMEPTEGPYEYYDYEETENSTMCDYSEWTPSYSVIPVLYMLIFILGLSGNGVVIFTVWRAQGKRRAADVYIGNLALADLTFVVTLPLWAVYTAMGYHWPFGVALCKISSYVVLLNMYASVFCLTCMSFDRYLAIVHSLSSTQLRTRGHTQACLTAIWMLSGLLAAPTLIFRTTKYDPTSNRTSCAMDFGLVLTNKEQESLWIAGLSISSSALGFLLPFLAMMVCYGFIGCTVTRHFNTLRKEDQRKRRLLKIITTLVVVFAACWMPFHIVKSADALSYLDLFPATCAFLRFLLLAHPYATCLAYVNSCLNPFLYAFFDLRFRSQCLCLLNLKKSLHASPASSLSSQKTEAHSLATKV, encoded by the coding sequence atgGAGATGGAGCCGACTGAAGGGCCCTATGAATACTACGACTACGAGGAGACAGAAAACTCCACCATGTGTGACTATTCTGAGTGGACACCGTCATACTCTGTCATCCCGGTGCTCTACATGCTTATTTTCATCCTTGGTCTCTCTGGAAACGGGGTGGTCATCTTCACTGTGTGGAGAGCCCAAGGAAAGCGGCGAGCTGCTGACGTCTACATCGGCAACCTCGCACTGGCTGACCTCACCTTTGTAGTCACTCTTCCTCTGTGGGCTGTCTACACCGCCATGGGCTACCACTGGCCCTTCGGAGTGGCCCTGTGCAAGATCAGCAGCTACGTAGTCCTGCTCAACATGTATGCCAGCGTCTTCTGCCTCACCTGCATGAGCTTTGATCGCTACCTGGCCATTGTTCACTCACTTTCCAGCACCCAGCTGCGCACCCGCGGCCACACACAAGCCTGCCTCACAGCCATCTGGATGCTGTCCGGCCTCCTGGCAGCCCCGACTCTGATCTTCCGCACAACAAAATATGATCCAACCAGCAACCGCACATCCTGCGCCATGGACTTTGGCCTGGTGCTGacaaacaaagaacaagagAGCCTGTGGATCGCCGGTCTCAGCATCTCCTCCTCAGCTCTGGGCTTTCTTCTACCATTCTTGGCAATGATGGTGTGTTACGGTTTCATTGGCTGCACTGTCACCCGTCACTTCAACACTCTGCGCAAAGAGGACCAGCGCAAGAGGAGGCTGCTGAAGATCATCACAACACTTGTGGTGGTGTTTGCTGCCTGCTGGATGCCCTTCCACATCGTGAAGAGTGCAGACGCCCTCTCCTACTTGGACCTGTTCCCTGCCACATGTGCCTTCCTGCGCTTCCTGCTACTGGCTCACCCATACGCAACCTGCCTGGCCTACGTCAACAGCTGCCTCAACCCTTTTCTATATGCCTTCTTCGACCTGCGCTTCAGATCCCAGTGTCTGTGCCTACTGAACCTCAAAAAGTCATTGCACGCAAGCCCTGCCAGCTCCCTGTCATCGCAGAAGACGGAGGCTCATTCTCTGGCTACAAAAGTGTGA